The Apus apus isolate bApuApu2 chromosome 4, bApuApu2.pri.cur, whole genome shotgun sequence genome contains the following window.
CTTCAGCATAAAACCTAAAGAATCATGCCCtatagaaaaacaaagaggCATTCTAACAGCAATGACTCAATTATaaccttgtaaaaaaaaaagtcacagccATATTTTAAGACTTTGTATGACCATCTATTCCTGTCTGCACAATAAACATCTAAAATTCACAGAATAATACTTGTGTTTGTATATACACTCCCCTAGATATTTAGCAGGAAATTCCTATTAgaagaaacataaaaagaagaatttcaaACAAGTTGAAAACTGTATTCTGAAAGTGATGCAGAAATAGATTTTGATCCTCtctaggttaaaaaaaaaaaaaaaaagaaactgataCACAATTAAAACCATGTTTCAATAAGCATAAAAATTGCATGTGGCTTTTTTGGAACTATAGGAGAAATGAACATCACAGGcttttgaacagaaaaaaaaaaaaaaagagctttaaaagTAGCTATGCAGTTAGTAGAATTTTTATGAGAATTACCAAAGTTAACGAGACAGAACCTGCACCTTTCCTCTTGAAGTCATTTAGAAGCAGCTGGAGCAAACATAAGTGTTTAATTCATAAGCACAGTATAAAGGAAAAGCTAAAGATCATCTTCATAAGTTCAGACTCTAGTCTTTGACCATGGTATGCAGTTTGAAACCTGTGTCATaccaaatcaaataaaaatatacactACTTATGCCTTCTCTTAAGTGAACTGACATCACAACCTGGCAGCCACTTGCCAGAACAAGCTCCACAGAGAAAGCAGTAGCACCTGATTCCTAGCATACAGGCTGGAATTCAGTTGAAGTTGCCTTGCCTGACAGGAGCTACTTCCTGATTTAATGATGAAGGCATTCTTCTAGGAAGGCACACATGGAACCTGAATCTGGGCTTGCCAATTCAATATTTGTTTGCACAGAAATCAACAGAGAACAGAAGGATTACCACTTGAAATGGGAAGGTCCATTCAGATTGCTTGTCATTCCCTTCTCAGTGCAACCATGTTCAACATTCACCAATGAAACTGTATAGCAGTGCAACAGATGTCCAGGTTTACATGCAGCATTTTATAGCATCATCATATTTCCACCTGGAAATCAGCCACAGGCAAAAGTTCGTTTTTTAAAAAAGCGCTACTGAACAGACTCGAATCCGTAGGACAAGAGACTGTTGCTACCTGGCCAGAGCAGAGACAATACAAACCACTAATGTATCTcttttggaaagagaaaacattaaTACTGTAGTTACTGTTCAGCCAACTAACCCACGCTACTGACAGTGTTCATCAGAGTAATATTCTGCAGCAATATTGCTTATATCTCTTTCCTACTTTTCTGTATCAATAAGAGATCATCACAGCACCTTGCTGACACATCCTTCTGTGCTGATACCCTTTGCTCTGAGCCATTATACATTTTATGTGTCCTAACTTACATAATTGCAATATAGGTGCCcctacttttctctttctttgctgaACAAGATTGAAAAGATAAAGCAGTTGCCCTTTCTTTAGCAGCTGCTACACTGAGCATCACAGGTAGAAAGATAATTCCGTACAATTTTTATAGAAGTTAATTACTAAACAAATAGTTTTTCCTCCAAATATGAAAAAAGGATATTAAATAAAAGGGAATTTAAAAGTAACTTGCAAGTACTGTACTGCCCCCTGCAGTCAGTGTTTAAGTTTTGCAAATACATCTGCAAAATAATGAACTGGTGTACATTGCTTACAAAGATCAGTAGGTCAATAATAAAACCTCTGCAAGTTGAGATCCAGCAGAAGTAACATTTTGATGGTATTGTCTTCCTTGTTTGAATCACAGGAGCACAATACAGACACATTTTAATCCTTTGTACAAATTAGAGATGTTCTGCATATTAAGGGATGTGGAAATGTTTCATTGCTGTTTCAGAACGAGCCAGGTTCCTCAATGATTATTCTGGCATTTAGTCTGTTGGAACTTGACAGAAACGTGCAATGCCTGAGAATTTTTTTATGGttacttctaaaaaaatatccaaaataaaCTGTATGTTTTAGAAGTTACATTAACTGATTCATCAAtgacagaaatacattttacagtTCAGGTATTGCACTACTTTATTTAACACTGCTTATCATCTTAATAGGTCGTTTTGCTGAGATTTCTACAGCACCAATTATTTCTTGATATGGATACCCGTATGGATTGTTGAGTCATTAGAGGACACTTTACAGTTAACCCTTGGGAAAGCTGTGGATATTTGCTAAAACGCAGCTCCTTAAAAGTCCTTTAAAAAAGGCAGACAACaggcaaaacaacaaaacaaaaacaagacagCTAACCTCActtgctatatatatatatatctgtttCATAACTACCTTGTTAAACACTAGGTATGTGTTTCATTTCAAACAGTAAAAGTTCTTCACTGACTTAATTGTAAGACAACTCATGTGAGCCAATTGTACACACATAATGAATCCTCTGGATATCAACACAACTTTGAGTATCTGCTCAGGTGGATAGCACTGTAGCACATAATACCTGATGGGACCCCAAAAGCACACAGCACTGCACTACTGCACTCCTGTAAGACACATCATGGGTAACTAAACTAATAGATGTTAGCAAGTTCTTCCTCTGTAATGTAACATTTATCCTTCACATTTTAGGGTTCGGAAACTGTTGCAAGCAGAAGTTACTTACATTGCAGCCAGCTGTCTGCTTATCACTGATTGCATCAAATAGACAAAGCTGATCTCTATCCGAACATTTTAATCCCAACGTAAtttacatctgctttttttcttggatcTGTGAATATAATTCGTAGAAGTAATTATCAAattttagagtatttttctcctcctaaaagaaaaaaaagctgtgatttATGACAACAGCATGATACATCACCACTAAAATGCAGAagatcaaaatacattttctactGCAAACAATGGAAGCAGTGAAGGCAAATTAATGTCGTGGGTTTTTTAATCAAGCTTTTGAAGATTCATTCTGCTGCTCTCAACAGAAAGTTTGTTGTACCACAAACACTCAAGACAGAGCATTAACAGCACTTCGTGGTTTATGGGCCACgattaaaagaaacaagcaggGCTTCAAAATCCTTCTAGAAAAAGAATTAACAACTCGGGCGGCTCGCTGGGGTTTCCCACCTAGCAAACGCACCCGATCTGCTGGGTGGGAGAAAGCAAACCCCGCAGAGGCGCCCGTAGTGCTCCGAAGGCGGCTCCCCGGGCCCGCCCACAGGGACGGCCTCTTCAGGCAGCCGCTGCGCCCCCCGCCCGGCGCCGGGGAAGCCTAACGGGGACGGCAGCACCCTGAAAAGCCAGGCCGTTCTCCCAGCCAGCTGCAACGCCCCAGGATGGGGCGACGCTAACGGGACTCGGGGCTGCCCGccggggagggggagcagcagcaggagcagccggCGGCCCCACCGGCCACCCCGCCGCCCAGAGGCTGCACCCGCGCGCGGCGCCTCCAACGGCTTCAACCGCCGGCCGCGGCGCGCGGGACCCGGCCGGCAGCCTCCGCGGCCTCCCTCAGCCTCGCTGGGCCGCCGCCCCCCCACGCGCCCGGTTACGGCGCCGGCACAAACCGCCGCTCCTTCCCCAGCGCGGGGAGCACCGGGGCCGTGATGCCGAGCGCCGGCACAGGAGCTGGCCGCGGGCCCTCCCCttccggccccgccccgccgggcgcCCCGAGCAACCGCGGCGGGCTCGCCGCGGCGACGCGCGGCCTCGCGGGCGGCAGCGGTTGCGGCGCGACGagcggaggcggcggcggcggctgaGGCACCAGCCAGTGCCCTGCCTGGCCGGCACCCCCGGGGACTGGCCATGGCCGAGCCTCCCGAGGAGCAGCCGCCCCAGGCTGTCCCgtgggaagggcaggagccAAGCCTTAGAGAGCCCGAGCAAAGCGCCGACCGTTCTGAGCCGTATGATGCCTCTCCAGGCTATGAACGTGGGCATGGCCCCTATCAGCCACATGAACCAGGTTATGGTCTCTATCAGCCAGGATACAGTCCCTATGACCATCAGATACCCGAGACCAAGTCCCGAAGGCTGGCAATCCAGAATGCAAAAGCCTATTTACTGAAGAGCAGCACAACATCTGGCCTGAACTTGTAAGTCTGAAAAAGGGACACAGGTGAAATGGATAAGAAGTACGAGTAGAGAGGAAAAGTAGCGTTGCCTAAAGAGCAAAGGGTTATGTTAAGAAAGAGAGGGATAGCATGGGGATATCTATAGAATTTATAGAATTTATAGAGTTCAAAGGGAAATTGATTTGATCAAGACCAAGTTTAAACTCAGCTTCAGCTCCTGAGACAGGTGCGGTATATGCCAAAAATGGAAGATGGGTCTACTCCTAAGTATGTTACAATCAGGCTAGTTTAAAATCTAATTTCCCATAATGCTCCATAATCCTCTTTCATCTAAATATTCCAGTGGTTTTTCCAAAGCTCCAGGTGATTATATTCTACTTTGGATATTAAAAACATAACATTCTAAGACTTGTGTATAGTAGGCcaataatatttgcatttatatgACAGATATGATCATCTTGTTAATATGCTAACAAAGGTCCTGGATGAACAACCCACAAATGCAGTAGACATAATTGAGAATATCAGCAACGATGTGAAGTGGGCTCAGTTTCAGACAAAAATGGACACTCTTCGAGATGAACATAAGGTTCTTCCAACATATGAAGCTTCAGAAAACCTTAAAGCTTTGTTCCTCAAGGCAAATGGAGAAGAACAACCAGAAGAAGAGACAGTGAGTTATTATCAGAAAAAACATATATCTTATATATCAGGGAATGGTTGGGAGGAtagcaggaagggaaaagacGAAGGGAGGAAGTTGTGGTCTCCTTTGTAGTACTGCCTCTCACAATCGTATAAATAATTACACCCATAGTACTATGAATCCTCTTTATAGTTGAGTTGATCCCATGTCTAGATGTGAAGAAGAAAACCTATCTGGTTACTTTGCTGGGATTTTTTCCTGTAGTGAATTTAATATCCTGAGACTTTAAAATCATAGGTGTCCTAGAGGTGATGGACAGAAAGTAAAGTTTACAGTATCTTCCACATGACAGTTCAAcatggaatactgcatccagatTTCTTTATATAAAAGTGACATTTCTTTACTTAAAGTGATTGTAATTTTGGACACCAATTCAAGAGTATTGTGCACAACTGCTACTGTAAAATAGAGAATGGAGAATTTTGTGATCCTTCCAGCTCCAACTGTCATTCCAGTCTGTGCTtctccaactaaaaaaaaaaatggttataATGAAGAACTGCTAGTGTTGAAAAGCTGCTTCTtaaaaaagggtatttttcaTTATCCAGTTGCTGATATGGAGAAGCATTTGTACCCAATGATAAATTAAGGTAATTCTTAGAATAGCCAAAGGAAACTATTCAACAAGATGTTGATTTTTATATGAAGCTACCAGTATATATTCAAGTGAATTGCTATTGCagaatacaaatacaaaaccagaagataGCCTTCCATCTTTTCCAGatcatatttcttattttacagTAAGAGTATATTAtggcaaaaatggaaaaaatagggtatttcagaaaggaattttgaatttttcatACTCCCGCCTGTCTTGCTTTGATATAAGAAAGGTGGAAGAGCCAAAGAAATTCCATACAAAAGTAGGAGTACTTCTTCCAGATTCCCTACCCTGCCACATACAACTTCTAGtatctttgtgtgtgtgatacAATCACCTACCACCATGAAATGAGAGAAGGGTGATAAAGTAAATGGAAATACTTAATGAAATCTTCATTCTCGGACTAGTTCTGCGTCCACTGAAGCTAGATGGAGTCTTACTATGGACTTCAGTAAGAGCAGGGgccagtatttttaaaaaacgCAGGGAGCTTTATGCCAAGGCTTTCTAAAGAACAACATGCACTGCAGAGAAATATTGCTTTTCTGGTGtctaaatacattaaatatgtATTATATTTTCCCCAAATGTATCTTCTGCAAACATAAGGAAACACAGTGACACTGTGGGCATAAAGTCCCCTTACATAGTTGAAGTGCCTTAGCTCTTTGTCCTGAAGTCCTTTGTAGATCCTGTATAAGAATTCTGactttattttgcattaattaGGAGTCTGACTTTTAAATCTTGTATTCTAAAGGCAGCAGTTCATCTGTGTTCTCTTCTTTACCcttaaaatggaatttttattttttctaaattatagTGGAAGATGTAGTGAATGCATGTCCACAAAGCACTTTGAGAGAATGAGTGGCACTACGGGGAAGTGAAATACAATGTTCAGTGGATAACATGCTTAGTTTTTCAAAAAGATAATTATactatttttcagctttaacaCCTGTTCTTTTTTCCCAGGAAGAGACCCCTCTACCTAATGTGATGGAAACAGCCTTTTATTTTGAACAGGCTGGAATTGGCTTGAGCAAAGGTGAAACCTATCACATATTCCTTGCCCTTAAAAAACTAATTAGTGTTCAACCAATCCAGACCTGTCGCTTCTGGGGCAAAATTTTAGGCCTGGAGATGAACTATATTATAGCTGAAGTACAGTACCaagagggggaagaggaggaggaagcagaagaggaagaagttaCTGAGGAAACAGGAGAAGAGAGGGGTGAGGTCGAAGACAAAGATGAGGAGAAAGATGAACCACCAAAGTCCACCTATAAGCCTCCACCCATCAtcccaaaagaagaaaatgggacTGGGGCTAATAAATATGTCTACTTTGTCTGTAATGAGCCAGGCAAACCCTGGGTGAAGTTGCCTCCAGTGACGCCAGCCCAGATTGTCTGTGCCAGGAGAATCAAGAAGTTCTTCACTGGTAGGCTGGATGCTCCTGTTGTGagctttcctcctttccctggaAATGAGGCCAATTACCTGCGTGCACAGATAGCTCGGATCTCAGCAGGGACCCAGATCTCTCCCATTGGATTTTACCAGTTtccagaggaagaaggagatgaagaggaggaggaggaaggaggaagagataCATATGAAGAAAACCCTGAATTTGAGCCTCTTTCTGTGGCTGAATTGGTGGATTCTGGCTCCTCATGGGTACACCATGTGCAGTGTATTCTTGAGCAGGTATGTTCTGGCCTCGAATACCATGCACAGGGTAGTACTTGCAGGGTTTCAGAATGTAAATAAAACTCCTCACCTGCACATTTGAACTGATCACCAGAAATTGTAGTGTActatttttctacagaaaatatatttgatatGTTGCACATATTTACATatagctttttttctgtagttgtagtttttttcagttatgatAACAGTATGGAGTTAAGCCTTGATAGTAATTTCTGGCAATCTT
Protein-coding sequences here:
- the LOC127384003 gene encoding radial spoke head protein 4 homolog A-like — protein: MAEPPEEQPPQAVPWEGQEPSLREPEQSADRSEPYDASPGYERGHGPYQPHEPGYGLYQPGYSPYDHQIPETKSRRLAIQNAKAYLLKSSTTSGLNLYDHLVNMLTKVLDEQPTNAVDIIENISNDVKWAQFQTKMDTLRDEHKVLPTYEASENLKALFLKANGEEQPEEETEETPLPNVMETAFYFEQAGIGLSKGETYHIFLALKKLISVQPIQTCRFWGKILGLEMNYIIAEVQYQEGEEEEEAEEEEVTEETGEERGEVEDKDEEKDEPPKSTYKPPPIIPKEENGTGANKYVYFVCNEPGKPWVKLPPVTPAQIVCARRIKKFFTGRLDAPVVSFPPFPGNEANYLRAQIARISAGTQISPIGFYQFPEEEGDEEEEEEGGRDTYEENPEFEPLSVAELVDSGSSWVHHVQCILEQGRCVWFDPFQKSEEEGEEEEEEEEDEKADEPDELQQEIGPPLLTPLSEDEGFQNIPAWTAQPSTNLIPQHAVAILQSNRWPGAYAFASGKKFDNIYFGWGHKYSPENHNPTLPPPVQAEYPSGPDITEASDPTLEEEMAFNAAKEEALAAAEEEEEEVEEEEEEEDD